One segment of Triticum aestivum cultivar Chinese Spring chromosome 2A, IWGSC CS RefSeq v2.1, whole genome shotgun sequence DNA contains the following:
- the LOC123191099 gene encoding multiple RNA-binding domain-containing protein 1, producing the protein MGRKSDLADQPQEDGMSAVPAEYEEGSEEEEPFEREFYDDDDDDDNDSESETQAVDSCEDPLAEEEEVSGEEPCDVAAPLEDEDASYEEPFVSELCYEEEDSGEQDSYYPEPLTDSYRKQLYEVEPCDDQVDHEYEFVKKKSSTVQTINTEQNMKVVLKRALRKGSSNEHKAVPVIDDMEMKPLKKPLSVRFATDVSCYTYSTESFGPAKLEKRKAQFDDQDSHLRKKQEHILPSLKDCGKLKEVDDTNLYVGNLPASVSSHKLIELFLPFGRIVRSKVADDRFTGVSQGYGFVKYAEPRSATAAIERMNGRLVDGKTLEVRVAGPPTSVSNPSKQSVSETCSLPSKEIDASYLYVSHLPLSMDTLKLLNHFRPFGKVTEIKVPKDHTTGLSKGYGHVKYADSRDAAQAIIHLNGVLVEGKRLEVRLSDISPTLSNSAVGSHTNTRTIKEIDMANLYVCNIPASIDTNKLIELFLPFGKITHARVAADQEGAHSGKGYGFVKFADSQCAAEAIALMNGALVQGETLIVRVAGLSSSASSSSAVQGSPIASPEINKSRLYITNLPRTMNADKLVELFVPFGRISKVVINPEYSLMFYADVASAITAAERMDGYLIGGKRLVVRGSDSCQTNAAEQALSQPAGKPMKEIDMANVYVGSIPPTVTGDQLVELFRPFGKIVQSRLFHGYGMVRYSYPSCATAAIDHMDGYKIGGRTLVVRVAGLPNPGDCLTLPAPGNEQRQIDMTNLYVCHLPLHVTTEKLIEIFLPCGQITQAKVVIDWHTSASRGFGFVKFADAYGAAVALTHMNGCPLEGHILGVRIAGVHPSDMDSYMMRLYSQFTLPDPSVMAVGIPTSSYWPYYCAESAYTEGQGADAASQTSQEESVSASSFAEKGCSSVSSHVADRSQQHSSAGWAGPPGFSPHAAPKKNTATVMKPSQPCSKVHLAQSGGSQKRRSVV; encoded by the coding sequence ATGGGACGCAAAAGTGACCTGGCTGACCAGCCACAGGAGGATGGCATGAGTGCTGTCCCTGCTGAATATGAAGAAGGCAGTGAAGAAGAAGAGCCATTTGAACGTGAAttctatgatgatgatgatgatgacgacaatgaTAGTGAGTCAGAAACACAGGCTGTGGATTCTTGTGAAGATCCTTtggcagaagaggaagaggttagTGGTGAGGAACCTTGCGATGTTGCGGCTCCACTTGAAGACGAGGATGCCAGTTACGAGGAACCTTTTGTTTCAGAACTCTGTTATGAGGAAGAAGACAGTGGCGAGCAGGACTCGTATTATCCGGAGCCTCTCACTGATTCATACAGGAAGCAGCTCTATGAAGTGGAGCCATGTGATGATCAAGTGGATCATGAGTACGAATTTGTGAAGAAGAAGTCCAGTACCGTGCAGACTATCAACACGGAACAAAATATGAAAGTGGTCCTAAAACGGGCACTGAGAAAGGGCAGCAGCAATGAGCACAAGGCAGTACCAGTGATTGATGATATGGAAATGAAGCCGTTGAAGAAACCTTTATCTGTCAGGTTTGCTACCGATGTATCTTGTTACACATATAGTACTGAAAGTTTTGGtcctgccaagttagagaaaagGAAAGCTCAGTTTGATGACCAGGACAGCCACTTGCGTAAGAAGCAAGAACACATACTCCCCTCACTTAAGGATTGTGGCAAGCTGAAAGAAGTGGATGACACTAACCTGTATGTGGGTAACCTCCCAGCTTCTGTGTCTTCTCACAAGCTCATCGAGCTATTTCTACCTTTCGGACGAATTGTCCGATCAAAAGTGGCGGATGATCGTTTCACTGGTGTAAGCCAAGGATATGGCTTTGTGAAGTATGCTGAACCTCGTAGTGCCACAGCAGCTATTGAACGCATGAATGGCCGCCTGGTTGATGGGAAGACATTAGAGGTTAGAGTAGCTGGACCTCCAACATCAGTATCCAATCCATCCAAGCAATCTGTGTCAGAAACTTGCAGTCTGCCCTCAAAGGAAATCGACGCGAGCTACTTGTATGTCAGCCACCTCCCCTTATCCATGGACACGCTAAAGCTACTCAACCATTTTCGGCCGTTTGGGAAAGTAACTGAGATAAAGGTACCCAAAGATCACACCACAGGTTTAAGCAAAGGATATGGTCATGTGAAGTACGCTGATTCTCGTGATGCAGCTCAGGCCATCATCCATTTGAATGGAGTTCTTGTTGAGGGTAAAAGGTTAGAGGTCCGGTTGTCTGACATCTCTCCAACACTGTCAAATTCAGCTGTGGGATCACACACCAATACCAGAACCATCAAGGAAATCGACATGGCAAATCTATATGTCTGCAACATTCCTGCATCCATTGATACAAATAAGCTGATTGAGCTTTTCTTGCCATTTGGTAAGATCACCCATGCGAGAGTGGCGGCAGACCAAGAAGGCGCTCATTCAGGTAAAGGATATGGCTTTGTCAAATTTGCTGATTCTCAATGTGCTGCCGAGGCTATTGCACTAATGAATGGAGCACTGGTTCAAGGGGAGACATTAATTGTCAGAGTTGCAGGCCTTTCATCATCAGCATCCTCCAGCTCAGCTGTACAAGGCTCACCAATTGCCTCTCCAGAAATCAATAAATCTAGACTGTACATCACTAACCTTCCACGGACCATGAACGCAGATAAGCTGGTTGAACTTTTTGTGCCCTTTGGACGGATCAGCAAAGTCGTGATCAATCCGGAGTATAGCCTAATGTTCTATGCAGATGTAGCGTCAGCGATCACGGCTGCCGAACGCATGGATGGGTACCTTATTGGTGGAAAGAGGCTAGTTGTCAGGGGATCAGACTCTTGTCAAACCAATGCAGCAGAGCAAGCTTTATCACAGCCAGCTGGCAAGCCCATGAAAGAAATTGATATGGCCAATGTGTATGTTGGCAGCATCCCGCCAACGGTAACCGGCGATCAGTTGGTCGAGCTTTTCCGACCATTTGGAAAAATTGTGCAATCTAGGCTGTTTCATGGGTATGGCATGGTTAGGTACAGCTACCCTTCATGTGCTACTGCTGCAATTGATCATATGGATGGTTACAAAATTGGAGGACGTACCCTGGTTGTGAGAGTAGCAGGCCTTCCTAATCCCGGGGATTGTCTAACACTACCGGCGCCTGGGAACGAGCAGAGGCAAATTGACATGACCAACCTATATGTCTGCCATCTCCCGCTCCATGTAACCACTGAAAAGCTGATTGAAATCTTTCTGCCATGCGGCCAAATCACTCAAGCAAAGGTGGTCATCGACTGGCACACTAGTGCGAGCAGGGGGTTCGGGTTTGTCAAATTTGCTGATGCTTATGGCGCTGCTGTGGCTCTCACTCACATGAACGGTTGCCCGCTGGAGGGGCACATCTTGGGGGTTAGAATAGCCGGTGTCCATCCGAGTGATATGGACAGCTACATGATGCGTCTCTACTCCCAGTTCACATTGCCTGACCCCTCAGTGATGGCGGTTGGAATACCAACATCGTCGTACTGGCCGTACTATTGTGCTGAATCGGCATACACGGAGGGGCAAGGAGCTGATGCTGCTTCTCAAACATCTCAGGAGGAATCTGTATCGGCCAGTTCATTTGCTGAGAAGGGTTGTTCTTCTGTGTCAAGCCATGTTGCCGACCGTTCTCAGCAACATTCTTCAGCAGGTTGGGCTGGTCCGCCTGGCTTCAGTCCCCATGCTGCCCCCAAGAAGAATACCGCCACTGTGATGAAACCTTCCCAGCCTTGCTCCAAGGTCCATTTGGCACAGTCAGGAGGCAGCCAGAAAAGACGCTCAGTCGTCTAG
- the LOC123186624 gene encoding E3 ubiquitin-protein ligase PUB23-like — translation MEEVEVPSYFVCPITLDVMRDPVTLPTGITYDRHAIHRWLRLAASCPLTKLPVAPDCEPTPNHTLCRLIRSWCALHRPDDAVDHTMKSAPADCARLAALVSRLADAKNKRPSQEALAALRELRDVVAEGERGRELVAAVPGSADALLDVFVSSATSAPENSAAALDVISSLRLPERCLARAVDRDGAALVGALVSTLQGHSGSDADAASRARAAVLLADVMACMSPSRAASLPEQAFVEAVRLLRGDDGMGASTSMATKAALRVLAGATAHGRNRVKAAEAGAVAALVDMLLLVNGERRRAWCELALCALNRLCGCAEGRAALVAHGAGVAAVGAWVAGASMAASAKAVRVLRSIARHAATVAVVQEMAATGAVGKLCLVAASAPEEEWQWCDERTRERARETLRLHARAWRSSPCLHPTLQALYPC, via the coding sequence atggaggaggtggaggttccGTCCTACTTCGTGTGCCCCATCACGCTGGACGTCATGCGCGACCCCGTCACGCTCCCCACCGGCATCACCTACGACCGCCACGCCATCCACCGCTGgctccgcctcgccgcctcctGCCCGCTCACCAAGCTGCCCGTCGCGCCGGACTGCGAGCCCACGCCCAACCACACGCTCTGCCGCCTCATCCGCTCCTGGTGCGCCCTCCaccgccccgacgacgccgtcgACCATACGATGAAGTCGGCCCCTGCCGACTGCGCCCGCCTCGCCGCGCTGGTGTCGCGTCTCGCCGACGCGAAGAACAAGAGACCGTCGCAAGAGGCCCTCGCTGCGCTCCGCGAGCTTAGGGACGTCGTGGCGGAGGGCGAGCGCGGTAGGGAACTCGTCGCCGCCGTACCCGGCTCGGCGGACGCGCTGCTCGACGTCTTCGTCTCGTCTGCGACGTCCGCGCCAGAGAACTCCGCCGCGGCACTCGACGTCATCTCCTCGCTCCGGCTCCCGGAGCGTTGCCTGGCGCGCGCCGTCGACAGGGATGGCGCGGCGCTGGTCGGCGCGCTCGTCTCCACCCTGCAGGGACACTCCGGCTCCGACGCCGATGCGGCGTCCCGGGCACGCGCAGCCGTGCTCCTGGCGGACGTGATGGCGTGCATGTCGCCGAGCAGGGCGGCGTCGCTCCCGGAGCAGGCGTTCGTCGAGGCTGTGCGGCTGCTCCGCGGCGACGACGGCATGGGCGCCTCGACCTCGATGGCGACCAAGGCGGCGCTGCGGGTGCTTGCAGGCGCGACCGCCCACGGGCggaaccgagtgaaggcagcggaGGCCGGCGCGGTGGCTGCGCTCGTGGACATGCTGCTGCTCGtgaacggcgagcggcggcgtgcGTGGTGCGAGCTGGCGCTGTGCGCGCTGAACCGGCTGTGCGGGTGCGCGGAGGGCCGCGCAGCGCTGGTGGCGCACGGAGCCGGCGTGGCAGCCGTGGGCGCGTGGGTGGCCGGGGCGTCGATGGCGGCTAGCGCGAAGGCGGTGCGGGTGCTCCGATCAATCGCCCGGCACGCGGCGACGGTGGCGGTGGTGCAGGAgatggcggcgacgggcgcggtgGGGAAGCTGTGCCTGGTGGCGGCGTCGGCGCCGGAGGAGGAGTGGCAGTGGTGCGACGAGAGGACGAGGGAGCGGGCGCGGGAGACGCTCCGGCTGCACGCCAGGGCGTGGCGGAGCTCGCCGTGCTTGCATCCTACCCTCCAGGCCCTCTACCCTTGCTAA